In Sander lucioperca isolate FBNREF2018 chromosome 12, SLUC_FBN_1.2, whole genome shotgun sequence, one DNA window encodes the following:
- the LOC116050893 gene encoding gastrula zinc finger protein XlCGF8.2DB-like: protein MMTHSGEKPFSCSVCKKSFSLSENFESHMMTHTGEKPFSCSVCKKSFTQRGSLRTHMITHTGEKPFSCSVCKKSFTQRGNLKAHMRIHTGEKPFSCSECGRAFSDSGNLKNHMRTHTGEKPFSCSVCDQRFGCKTNLKTHMRIHTGEKPFICSECGKRFNDNSSLRRHMRTHTGEKAFSCSICKKSFTQSGSLKKHMRTHTGEKAFSCSVCKKSFRLSSHLNYHMKQHTGEEPSTSCVSDIRKQQEWSSSVDQEQPENLSQVGAL from the coding sequence atgatGACTCATTCtggagaaaaaccttttagctgctcagtctgtaagaaatctttttcGCTGAGTGAAAATTTTGAGTCACACATGatgactcacacaggagagaagccttttagctgctcagtttgtaagaaatcttttacacagagaggaagtTTACGGACACACATgataactcacacaggagaaaaacctttcagctgctcagtctgtaagaaatcttttacacagagaggaaaTCTAAAggcacacatgagaatccacacaggagaaaaaccttttagctgctctgagtgtggtagAGCTTTCTCTGATAGTGGAAACCTGAAGAaccacatgagaactcacacaggagagaaacctttcagctgctcagtttgtgatCAAAGATTTGGCTGCAAGACAAATCTGAAGActcacatgagaatccacacaggagagaaaccgtttatttgctctgagtgtgggaaaagatttAACGACAACTCAAGTCTGAGgagacacatgagaactcatACAGGAGAGAAAGCTTTCAGCTGCTCAATCTGTAAGAAgtcttttacacagagtggaagtttaaagaaacacatgagaactcatACAGGAGAAAaagctttcagctgctcagtctgtaagaaatcttttagaCTGAGTAGCCATTTAAATTATCACATGAAACAACATACAGGAGAGGAACCATCTACTTCCTGTGTTAGTGACATCAGAAAGCAGCAGGAGTggagctccagtgtggaccaggagCAGCCAGAGAATCTCAGCCAGGTTGGAGCTCTCtga